A single Arachidicoccus sp. BS20 DNA region contains:
- the frr gene encoding ribosome recycling factor, with the protein MPEQIDDILKDAESGMKKAISHLEVELTRIRAGKANPSMLDGITVEYYGNPTPIPQVANVSVMDARTITIQPWEKNMLAAIERAIMMANIGITPQNDGVQIRLFQPPLTEERRKELFKKALAEGETAKVSIRNIRRDGIEQIKKLQKDGLSEDVAKGGEKSVQEITDKFIVLVDKHLEAKEKEMMTV; encoded by the coding sequence ATGCCTGAACAAATTGACGATATATTGAAAGATGCCGAATCGGGAATGAAAAAAGCAATTTCACATCTCGAAGTTGAACTCACGCGCATACGTGCCGGCAAGGCAAATCCGTCTATGCTGGACGGCATTACGGTGGAATATTACGGCAATCCTACACCCATTCCGCAAGTGGCAAACGTAAGCGTGATGGATGCACGCACCATTACTATTCAACCTTGGGAAAAAAATATGTTAGCCGCGATTGAACGCGCGATTATGATGGCAAACATCGGTATTACGCCGCAAAACGACGGCGTGCAAATCCGTCTGTTTCAACCGCCGCTTACCGAAGAACGCCGCAAGGAATTGTTCAAAAAAGCATTGGCAGAAGGCGAAACCGCAAAAGTGAGCATTCGTAACATTCGCCGCGACGGCATTGAACAAATAAAGAAATTACAGAAAGACGGACTGAGCGAAGACGTGGCAAAAGGCGGCGAAAAATCGGTTCAGGAAATTACCGATAAATTTATTGTCTTAGTAGATAAACATCTTGAGGCAAAAGAAAAAGAAATGATGACTGTTTAA
- the pheS gene encoding phenylalanine--tRNA ligase subunit alpha, producing MEDLLKKLNQYKEEISASSATNADEVENFRIKYLGTKGLVKSVMGEMKNVPNEQKKQAGQLLNEFKQFAEAKYESLKEQFASAETQGEQIDFSLPADAITVGTRHPLSVTRNRIVSIFKRLGFAVAEGPDIEDDWHNFGAMNLPEDHPARDMQDTFYINQNPSWLLRTHTSSVQARIMETQKPPIRVICPGRVYRNETISARAHCFFHQVEGLYVDENVSFADLKQTLYFFVQEMFGKDVKVRFRPSYFPFTEPSAEMDISCLICGGIGCNVCKHTGWVEILGSGMVHPKVLENFGIDSNKYTGFAFGMGVERITQLKYRVNDLRLYSQNDIRFLQQFTGAV from the coding sequence ATGGAAGATTTATTAAAAAAACTTAATCAATACAAAGAAGAAATTTCCGCTTCGTCTGCGACAAATGCCGACGAAGTGGAAAACTTCCGTATAAAATATCTCGGCACAAAAGGGCTTGTAAAATCTGTGATGGGCGAAATGAAAAACGTGCCGAATGAACAGAAAAAACAAGCCGGGCAATTGCTGAACGAGTTCAAGCAATTTGCCGAAGCAAAATATGAATCGCTGAAAGAACAGTTTGCAAGTGCCGAAACCCAAGGCGAACAAATTGATTTTTCATTGCCTGCCGATGCAATTACAGTCGGTACGCGGCATCCTTTGAGCGTAACGCGTAACCGCATTGTTTCTATCTTTAAACGGCTTGGTTTTGCTGTTGCCGAAGGTCCGGATATTGAAGACGACTGGCACAACTTCGGCGCGATGAATTTGCCTGAAGACCATCCTGCGCGCGATATGCAGGATACATTTTATATTAATCAAAATCCATCGTGGTTGTTGCGCACACATACAAGCAGCGTGCAGGCGCGCATCATGGAAACGCAGAAACCGCCCATCCGTGTGATTTGTCCCGGAAGAGTTTATCGTAATGAAACGATTAGTGCAAGAGCGCATTGTTTCTTTCATCAGGTCGAAGGTTTATACGTTGATGAAAATGTGAGCTTCGCCGATTTGAAACAAACGCTGTATTTCTTTGTACAGGAAATGTTCGGCAAAGACGTAAAAGTGCGTTTCCGTCCGAGCTATTTTCCATTCACAGAGCCGAGCGCGGAAATGGACATCAGTTGTTTGATTTGCGGCGGAATCGGTTGTAACGTTTGCAAACACACGGGTTGGGTGGAAATTTTAGGAAGCGGCATGGTACATCCGAAAGTATTGGAAAACTTTGGTATCGACAGCAACAAATACACAGGTTTTGCTTTTGGCATGGGAGTGGAGCGTATCACACAATTAAAGTACAGAGTGAATGATTTGCGGTTGTATTCGCAAAACGATATTCGGTTTTTACAACAGTTTACAGGCGCGGTTTAA
- the rsgA gene encoding ribosome small subunit-dependent GTPase A has protein sequence MRATIYKSTGSWYSVKAMDGGLFNARLKGVLKLDGITSTNPVAVGDEVEIQEEEQKDFVITEILDRKNYIARTSPHNKNQHHIVAANLDRAVLFCTLKNPKTSTGFIDRFLVCAEAFHIPTILVFNKTDIYKKKEWELLNEITSVYGQIGYKVLPISLENNENVEELKLWLKDKTSLLSGHSGVGKSTFINAIFPEKNLRTQEVSDWSGKGMHTTTFAEMFDLLFGGRIIDTPGIREFGLTGIERVELSHYFPEMRDVLSNCRFNNCMHIEEPGCAVRQAVADGIISPERYVSYRSILDTMDDKNY, from the coding sequence TTGCGGGCAACAATTTACAAATCTACGGGAAGTTGGTACAGCGTGAAAGCCATGGATGGCGGGCTTTTCAACGCACGCCTCAAAGGTGTGCTGAAACTTGATGGAATTACATCTACCAATCCTGTTGCCGTTGGCGACGAAGTGGAAATTCAGGAAGAAGAGCAAAAAGATTTTGTGATTACTGAAATTCTTGATAGAAAAAATTACATCGCCCGCACATCGCCGCATAATAAAAATCAGCATCATATCGTCGCGGCAAATCTTGACCGGGCGGTTTTGTTTTGCACGTTGAAAAATCCGAAAACTTCCACGGGTTTTATTGATAGGTTTTTGGTATGTGCTGAAGCGTTTCATATTCCTACAATTCTTGTTTTTAATAAAACAGATATTTATAAAAAAAAGGAATGGGAATTGCTAAATGAGATAACTTCTGTTTATGGGCAAATCGGCTATAAAGTATTGCCAATAAGTCTGGAAAACAATGAAAATGTTGAGGAACTAAAACTTTGGTTGAAAGATAAAACATCGTTGTTGAGCGGACATTCAGGCGTAGGAAAGTCGACATTCATAAATGCTATTTTTCCTGAAAAAAACTTGCGTACACAGGAAGTGAGCGACTGGAGCGGCAAAGGAATGCACACGACTACTTTTGCAGAAATGTTTGATTTGCTTTTCGGGGGCAGAATTATTGATACACCGGGCATTCGGGAGTTTGGCTTGACAGGAATCGAGCGTGTGGAATTGTCGCATTATTTCCCGGAAATGCGTGATGTTTTAAGCAATTGCCGTTTCAATAATTGTATGCACATCGAGGAACCCGGTTGCGCTGTGCGGCAAGCTGTTGCAGACGGGATTATTTCGCCCGAACGTTATGTGAGTTACAGAAGTATTTTGGATACGATGGATGATAAAAATTATTAA
- a CDS encoding DoxX family protein: MKFVVLIGRILFSLLFIFASFANLLSGKANGYAAAVGLPLPNVLVPLAGVVALVGALMILTGFKAKIGGWLIVIFLVPVTLVFHNFWSISDPQQKQEQILHFVTNVSLIGAALMIAYFGSGPLSVSKK; encoded by the coding sequence ATGAAATTCGTTGTTCTAATCGGCAGAATTTTATTTTCACTGCTGTTTATTTTTGCATCGTTTGCAAATTTACTTTCCGGCAAAGCCAATGGTTACGCAGCAGCCGTGGGGTTGCCCTTACCAAATGTTTTAGTTCCGCTTGCAGGCGTTGTTGCTTTGGTGGGCGCGCTCATGATTCTTACTGGTTTTAAAGCAAAAATCGGCGGTTGGCTGATTGTGATTTTTCTTGTTCCCGTAACGCTTGTTTTTCACAATTTCTGGTCGATTTCCGACCCTCAACAAAAGCAGGAACAAATCTTGCATTTTGTTACCAATGTTTCTTTGATTGGCGCGGCGTTGATGATTGCTTATTTCGGAAGCGGTCCATTGAGTGTATCGAAAAAATAG
- a CDS encoding aminotransferase class V-fold PLP-dependent enzyme, with translation MTYLNTAGFGLVSEAATNAGNELYKKFGTVGSAATEEWRDVEANVIKKKVADFIGANENNVAFVPNFSFAMNSIVQSLKGDEKILLYKNDYPSVNIPFIINGFDITWIDDEHNFSINLDKIELLIKEKQIDIVALSHVQWQSGYKLDLERLSAFCKEQDVWLIVDGTQSLGAIEINLSALPIDVFIASNYKWMNAGFGTGILFSNDEFLQTYPPKISGNNSKTVRVENGKYLYEPSILNFEPGHLNQFGFTVLNKAIEEKNTIGIQNIEAHNKSLTQKLLNEIINLPVHLIGDANEENRTSIVVIKEKNGLHDFLLKRNIITTARNGNIRISMHFHNTREDVDAIVDAMKDWTKI, from the coding sequence ATGACATACTTAAACACGGCAGGTTTTGGCTTGGTATCCGAAGCCGCAACAAATGCGGGCAATGAATTGTACAAGAAATTCGGAACAGTCGGTTCGGCTGCAACTGAAGAGTGGCGCGATGTAGAAGCAAATGTTATTAAAAAGAAAGTTGCGGATTTCATTGGTGCGAATGAAAACAACGTGGCTTTTGTTCCCAATTTTTCATTCGCCATGAATAGCATTGTACAATCCTTGAAGGGCGATGAGAAAATATTATTGTATAAAAATGATTATCCGTCGGTAAATATTCCATTTATCATCAACGGATTTGATATTACGTGGATTGACGATGAACATAACTTTTCGATTAATCTTGATAAGATTGAATTATTGATTAAAGAAAAACAAATTGATATCGTCGCGCTCAGTCATGTGCAATGGCAAAGTGGCTATAAGCTTGACTTGGAAAGGCTTTCAGCGTTTTGTAAAGAACAAGACGTTTGGTTGATAGTGGATGGAACACAAAGTCTTGGCGCAATCGAAATCAATTTATCAGCGTTGCCGATTGATGTCTTCATTGCAAGCAATTACAAATGGATGAATGCGGGCTTCGGCACAGGAATTTTGTTTAGCAACGACGAATTTCTACAAACTTATCCGCCGAAAATTAGCGGAAACAACAGCAAAACCGTTCGGGTAGAAAACGGTAAATATTTATATGAGCCAAGTATTTTGAATTTTGAACCCGGACATTTGAATCAATTTGGTTTTACGGTTTTGAATAAAGCAATCGAAGAAAAAAATACAATTGGAATACAAAATATTGAAGCACACAACAAGTCGCTTACACAAAAACTGTTGAATGAAATTATCAATTTACCTGTGCATTTAATTGGCGATGCTAATGAGGAAAACAGAACTTCAATCGTTGTAATTAAAGAAAAAAACGGCTTACACGATTTTCTGCTGAAACGCAATATTATTACTACTGCACGCAATGGAAATATTCGTATCAGTATGCATTTTCACAATACCAGGGAAGATGTAGATGCAATTGTAGATGCAATGAAAGATTGGACAAAAATATAG
- the hflX gene encoding GTPase HflX — MIDKNNKIIENERAVLVAVIQQNQTENLVNEFLDELAFLAETAGAQTMKRFTQKLPNPDSRTFVGKGKLEEIKNYVQGKNIDLLIFDDELTGAQIKNIQDVVKVKTIDRSDLILDIFARRARTAQAKVQVELAQYQYILPRLRGMWTHLERQGAGIGSRGPGETEIETDRRIVKDKISLLRKRLKEIEKQSFTQRKERGEFIRVSLVGYTNVGKSTLMNLLSKSDVFAENKLFATLDTTTRKVVFENTPFLLSDTVGFIRKLPHHLVESFKSTLDEVREADILIHVVDISHEQHEDQLNVVNKTLQELNAFDKPIITVFNKMDLYAERNFDEWLHDDVKQQILQELNDKWHNITEGNSIFISAKERENIDELRAFILTRVREMYQIRYPYKTQYF; from the coding sequence ATGATAGACAAGAACAATAAAATAATTGAAAACGAAAGAGCTGTATTGGTCGCTGTAATTCAGCAAAACCAAACCGAAAACCTGGTCAATGAATTTTTAGACGAATTGGCTTTTCTTGCAGAAACTGCAGGTGCACAAACGATGAAACGTTTCACGCAAAAGTTGCCTAATCCCGACAGCCGCACATTTGTAGGCAAGGGAAAATTAGAAGAAATAAAAAATTACGTGCAGGGAAAAAATATCGATTTGCTGATTTTTGACGATGAACTTACAGGTGCGCAAATCAAAAATATTCAGGATGTTGTAAAAGTAAAAACCATCGACCGAAGCGATTTAATTCTTGACATTTTCGCACGCCGCGCAAGAACTGCACAGGCAAAAGTGCAGGTAGAGCTGGCGCAATACCAATACATTCTTCCGCGCTTGCGCGGTATGTGGACGCACCTGGAACGACAGGGAGCAGGTATTGGTTCGCGAGGTCCGGGCGAAACGGAAATTGAAACTGACCGTCGTATTGTCAAGGATAAAATTTCGTTGTTGCGCAAGCGTTTGAAAGAGATAGAAAAGCAATCGTTTACGCAGCGAAAAGAGCGTGGCGAATTTATCCGCGTATCGCTGGTTGGTTACACAAATGTGGGCAAAAGCACGTTAATGAATTTGCTGAGCAAGAGTGATGTATTTGCCGAAAACAAACTGTTCGCAACACTTGACACAACTACGCGCAAAGTGGTTTTTGAAAACACGCCATTTCTTTTAAGTGATACCGTTGGCTTTATTCGCAAACTGCCGCATCATCTTGTCGAAAGTTTTAAAAGTACGCTGGATGAAGTGCGCGAAGCAGATATTTTGATTCACGTGGTAGATATTTCACATGAGCAGCACGAAGACCAACTGAATGTTGTAAACAAAACTTTGCAGGAACTAAATGCTTTTGACAAACCGATTATCACGGTGTTCAACAAAATGGATTTGTATGCCGAGCGAAATTTTGACGAGTGGCTGCACGACGATGTGAAGCAACAAATACTGCAGGAACTGAACGACAAATGGCACAATATTACCGAAGGCAACAGCATCTTTATTTCGGCGAAAGAAAGGGAAAATATTGATGAACTGCGGGCGTTTATTCTCACGCGTGTACGAGAAATGTACCAGATTCGTTATCCGTATAAGACGCAATATTTTTAA
- a CDS encoding DUF5053 domain-containing protein, with protein METKTAITAKSQLESILLDVSWARIARNYFSKSSSWIYNKLNGIDGNGGTGEFSETEKEKLKEALYDLADKIRNSADKFE; from the coding sequence ATGGAAACTAAAACAGCTATTACAGCTAAATCACAACTTGAAAGCATTTTGCTTGATGTATCTTGGGCAAGAATTGCTCGTAATTATTTCAGCAAATCAAGTTCATGGATATATAACAAACTTAACGGGATTGACGGAAATGGCGGAACAGGCGAATTTTCGGAAACAGAAAAAGAAAAGTTGAAGGAAGCTCTTTATGACCTCGCTGATAAAATAAGAAATTCCGCAGATAAATTTGAATAA